TTCTGGATATGGAAGACAGGATAACCGAATATCTCATCTATTCCAATAACAATGAAATCCCCATAAAAAGTTTTTTAACTGAACATACAGATGAAAATATCCTTGTAAAGAGATGGGATGAAATAGGGATGAACGAAGGTTTCAATCGGATTTTACCTTTTATCCAGGGGATATTTATCCTTATCTTTGCCACCCTGGCCGGTTTCAGCATCTCCAATACCATGCTCATGACGGTCTTTGAGAGACGTCATGAAATTGGACTATTAAAAGCTTTAGGCATGAAGGAGGGAGAGATCAAAAAAATGTTTATTTTAGAAGGAGGGCTCATGGGATCCATAGGCGGGGTTGCAGGGATTATCTTAGGAGGAAGTATTGCACTCTATTTAGGCAGGGTAGGAGTAAATTTTGGTGATATGATAGAATCTTTCACCAGCGAGTTAAATATAAAGGGGGTTATCTACCCTCATTTGACTATTTTTATTGCGGGATTAAGCATCTCTGTTGCACTTTTCACCTCTACCTTAGCTACTTTTTTAGCTATCTTTTCAGAGGTCAAAAAAGAAGCTGTAGAGAATATGAGGAATGAGTAATATCAGGAGGGAGTCATGAAAAAATTATTTATTTTTTTTCTTTTATCAAATTTAATCTTTAGTATGAGTTCGGAGGAGATTCTGACCAGATTAGACTACAATATGACCCCTGAAAGTGTCAGTTATGAAGGAGAGATGATTATTCACAGGGAAGATAAAAAATATATCAAAAAATTTGTTATGGATGCTGTTGGGAATGAAAAATCTTTTATTGTATTTAAATATCCTGCCAGGGACAGAGGAACCAAATATTTAAGGAATGGGAAGAATCTATGGATCTATATGCCCAGCACATCCAGGACAGTAAAGATCTCAAAACATATGCTAAAGGAAAGTATGATGGGAAGCGATATTTCCTACGATGATCAAACCGATAGAAATAAATACAGTACCCTCTATAACTCCGAAATAACCCAGGAAACCCCTACCCAGTATGTCTTAAACTTAATCAGAAAGGAAGGGGAAGAGGCTAAATATTACAGGCAGATCCTTTGGATAAATAAAAACACCCTTACCATAGATAAGGGTGAGATGTATGCTAATTCCGGAAAATTGTTAAAAGAATTTATAGTCGATGAAATCAAAAAAATCGGGGACAGATACTATATCACAATATTTCGTATAGATGATAAACTTAAAAAAAATTCTTATACCGAATTAATTTTAACGGAAATAAAATTAAATCCTGATCTGTCTGAATCGATCTTCACTCTGAAAAATCTTGAAAGAAAATAATAGTTTCTAGAATTTTCTTTAAAATACATACCCCATATTTACAGATATTATTGCACTTTTATAAGAATCTGCATCATTTGTCAGTGAGAGTTCCAATGGCCCGAAAATAGATTTATATCCCAAGGTTACACCGTATCCCTGTTTGAAATCTTCAAACATTAAATTACCGGCACCTTCTATAGAATCGTTATACTCTGCACCTGTATAAGTCAACACATTAGCTTTAGCCAGAATATATACATTGGGATAGATCATATATTGGGCTCCTATCTGACCTATCATAAATTCAGAAACTAATTTTCTCATCATATTGTAACCATAAAATGAGATATAATTATTATCCAAATCACTATTTATCCCGCCAATTTTAAAATGATTTCCCAGGGGTATATTCTCACCACTGACTACTCCCCCGCTTAAAGATGCATTGAATGAAAGTTTAGGAGTTACCGGCATATAACCTTGTATTACTCCCAATTCACTATAATATTCAACCTCATCACTACCTACTCCACCTACCTCATGTCTGGCCTCTAAATAATTTCCTTTGGTAGGATAGATTGAATTATTTTTCCTATCCAGCACCAATTTCAAATACACCTCCTGATATTCATATTTTTTATTTAAAATATCTTTATATTCGTCGGACCCTACATCAAATTCATTTTCAGTATCAATATATTTTAACCCGGCAGAAAAATCAAATTGCCTGAATAGTTTAGTTGTAAAACTAAGATCAATAAATTTACTTTCATCTTTGGATTCAGCCTTTAAACTTCTTTCGTCATAGATATACAGCGGTGTTTCCTCATATCCTAAGCTCAAATTTATTCCTATTTTATTTTTTTTACCGTAATACCAAAAATTGTTAAATTCAGCACTTTTATATTCACCCAGCTCAAATTCTAATGATGTCATCCTCCCTATCTTTCCTATCTTTGCAAGATCTGTTCCCACAGCTAATTTTCCTCCTGTATCGGAGTTGTAATTTGCTCCAACCCTTATAAAATTCAATTCATTTTCATCTACACCTATCTTCAGGGTAGATCCGTCAATTGTATAATAAGATTTTTCTATATATGGCATGGCATAGAGTTTCATCATTAAGCTCTCCAAATCCTGATAACTTACCATCCCTGGGATTTTTTTATTCAGATGATCTTTTACTATGTCTTCTTTGACTTCTTCTACTAAAAATTTAGAATCAGCAATTTGAATATTATCTATATAAACGTCATCTAAAACCAGTTGCCTATGTCTTTCTTTCTCCTTCTCCGAATCTTTATACTTTTCCAATTGCTGTAATTTTTCTTTAGCTGCTGACTCTCCTTTGGAGATTAAATCATCAAAATTATCAAAATTTATAGCATCATCTAATTTCACATCGGGATCTATGATTACAGTTGCCAACGCCCTTTGTTTTTCCGTAGACTCTGCCCCCCTATAGGTAGAGATCTTCCCTACTACAGTCAATAAATTATAAGTTAGTGTATCTATCTGGGGTGCTCCTACATCACTGGCAATGACAATGTCTGCCCCTGCCAGAAAAAGATCCTCTACAGGTAAATTTCTGGAAACCATACCATCTATATATACTTTATCTCCTATTTTTACAGGGTCATATATAGTGGGAATTGCCATACTGGCACTGACAATGAGTGCAAGATCTCCTGAATCAAAACTTTTAGCTTTTCCTGTATTAAAATCTGTAGCAACTATTCGTAAAACAGGGTTAAATTCATCAAAAGATTTAACCTCTTTGACATTCCAAAATAACTCTTTTAATTTTAGATACGATTTTTCTCCCGTTAAAACTCCCTTTGGAAGGCTGAAATTTAATTTTTCATCATAAGTTACCGAAGCAAAATATTTTTCAGATTTAAATTTTTCCTCCAATGGAATATCGCTCCTCATGGGGTCATTGGATAACCTATATCTCCAATCCATGGTTTTTACAACAACTTCTATCTCATCTGGGTTATATCCCACAGCATACAGACTGGCTACAATTCCTCCCATACTGGTTCCGCTGATATAATCTATAGGGATATTATTTTCCTGTAAAACTCGGAGTACTCCTATATGGGCAAATCCCTTGGACCCCCCACCGCTCAGGGCAACTCCCACTTTGATTCTTTCACCGGATTTTTTTTTCCTTAAAATTGATTCTTTTAATTTTTCCAATTTTATAATTTGAGATCTTTTCAATTCTATCTTTGAATCGATAGCAGAAATCTCCATGGGATGCTCTTTTGGAGATGCTGGTTCCGATTTGAGAGTAATAACAAAAATATTGTATATCACTAGTATGTATAAAAATTTTATTTTCATCTTCCCTCCTACATTTTTAATATTTTTTCCTTGGTTGGATTTTCTATATCCAGCTGTTTCATAAAATAAACCCTTAGTTTCTCCTTAAACTCGATCCCCGGTAACTCTCCATTTTTAAGGAGATCCTCCCCTCTGATCAGAGGTTTTATTTTAGACAGATTATAGATATAGTTTTCTATTTTTAATTTTATCTCTTTCTTCCTATTTTGGATATGGATCAGAATTATTATTTCCATGGATATGTTATTTAGTGCCTTGTATATATCCGAATTTTTATCAGCTGATTCCAGCTGATCCAGTATTTTTTCCCTCATCAATATACCATAATCATACTTTTCTATAAATTTATTTGAAAAATTAAATTTATTAAATACAAGATCCAGTTCTTTTTTCTTTAAGTTTTCCAGAATGATCAAAAATACCAATAACCATTTTTTGATTTTGACAAAGCTTAGAAGATCCTCTAAGGTTTCCAGCCTTTCTATATTTTTTTTCATCTCCAAATCATATTTAATATTAGGGTTAATTTCAACAAACACCTTATATTCATTTAAATATTCCATCCCCCTGGTTAAATTTTTATCAGAAAATAAAATTTCTAACTCCTGTTTAACCCGGGGCCAGGATATTTTTTTCAAAAATCCATCGGTTATTGCATTTTTTAAAAATATTTCTGTATCTTTTTCCAGTTCGAACCCATATCTGGCTGCAAACCTAAATGCCCTTATTATCCTTGTAGGATCCTCTACAAAACTCAGATTATGTAAGACCCTTATTTTTTTAGCGGCAAGATCCTCATACCCGCCATAAAAATCAATAAGTTTGCCAAAGTTATAACTGTCAATCTCCAAAGCCATGGCATTTATACTAAAATCCCTCCTATACATATCATCTCTGATATTGCCATATTCCACCACCGGAAGGGAGGTAGGATATTCATAGTATTCCAGCCTGGAGCTGGCTATATCCAATTTCAAATCATCCTGGACCACTACCACTGCTGTTTTAAATTTTTCATGGGTCTTTACTTTTTTTGCTCCCAGCATATCTTTTAATTCCAGAGCAAATTTTATCCCATCTCCCTCTACTACTATATCGATATCCTTGTTATTTATTCCCAGGATAAGGTCCCTGACTATCCCCCCTACCAAGAATACTCTTTCACCTCTTTTTTTTGATACCGCTTCTACGATTTTCAACAGATTCAGCAGTTCTGACGGGACTACCCCTTCTATATTGTTTTTTATCTCTGATTCAAATTTTAATTTTTCAGCCTTCCTTATTGGATTTTTACTGTAGATAGATTTTAATATGTCGGTTCTCGTTACTATCCCGAGGATTTTCCCCTCTCCATCGACTATTGGAACTCTCCCAATGCCTTTTTCTACAATAAGGGCTTTTAATTCTTCAATACTCTGGTTTTTATCTGCCGTAATTACTTCAGATGTCATATAGGCTCTTACAGGTGCATTTGAAAATCCATGATTGAGAGCTTTATCCACACTGTTCCTGGTAATTATCCCTGCAACTTTCCCCTCTTCCACAATGGGTAAGCCGCCATATCCCATCCTATACATTATCTTATAGGCCAGCTTAATTTTGGTGTCTTTTAGGATGGTTTTAACCGGACTGTTCATTATATCTATTGCTTTTTTGCTGGGTTTAACTGCCATCTCTATATTCTTTTTTATATCCCCGTATAATTTTTCTATATTTTGACCTCTGACTATCCCTGAAACAGCATATTCATGTCCCCCTACCTTATAATCTCTTAATATTTCAGCTACATTTATTTTATTCGAAGACCTCCCCACTACATTTATTCTTTCATCATTTCCGCACAAAATAATGCATAAACTTGATTTTTCCAGATACTGTATCTTGTTTATCAGCTCATCCAGACCAAAAATAAAATCATCGGTTCTATAATATGTTAGTTGTGCTATCTCCCCATCGATATCGATAAATTCAGAATTTTCAATAAGCTCTATAAATAACTCCAATTGCTCCTTTTCTAATCCCTTTTGAACATATTCATTGACCTTGGACAGATCCCCGTTATTTTTTAATAAATAAGATGCCATCTCCAAATCCTTTGGGGTAGTGCTGCTAAAGCTAAAGTTTCCTGTATCTTCATAGATTCCCATAAGGCCTAAGGTAGCTTCTATTTCGTCAAATTTAATATTGGGGTCAGCATCCAACAAAACTTCCAATATGTTGGTTGTATTAGAACCATAGTTTTTCCTGATAATTTTTCTGCCTTTTATATCATTTTCGCTGATCTTATGGTGATCATAGATTATAACCTCTACATCATCCCTGTCCAGTAGTTGTCCAAACAATCCTATCCTATTTTTTTTTGAAGTGTCTACAACTATAAGTTTATTTACCTTATCCATCTGAATATCTTTTATTCTTTTTATCTGCAAAAAATTTTGATACAGGTTTATAAAAGCTTTCACACTTTTCCCGATATGACCCGGAAAAACAAGGATTCCATTGGGATATAATTTCTTTATTAAAACCATAGAAGAAAGTGCATCTAAATCTGCAAATATATGACAAGTTATTATTTCCATCTCCACCACCCTGTAAATTTATATAATTATATTCAGTATAATTATACACTTTTATCTATTTTTTTTTAATATTTTTTAAAAAATTAAATATTCTGTTGACAATCGTATATTCTTCGTTATATGATTAATCAAATAAAAAAATTAAAGGAGGTGACTATTATGTCTAAGAGACTTACTTGGTGGTGCAAAAACGAATCTAATAAATTTAATACTGAATTATTAAGTAGATCTGTTTTTGACCGATAGTTGCTGTAGTTATATATAGTTTCAAAATATATTTAAAAATAATAATAATATCTATTATTGTTTTTTAGATATAATGAAAAAATTATTATACAGAAGGGGTTAATCTTATGGATTAACCTCTTTTTTTTATTACCTGGGAAACTATACCCGCAAGGGGCATCACCAAAATACTATTAGTTTACTCTAGAAACATAGAATTTTGAGATAAAATTTACAGAATAAATTAAAAGTTATAAAAACCTAAATTGCGCTTGTTTGGATGCAACGTCACGTTGCTTTTTATATAAAAATAAATTAAAAAGGAGTGAAAAAATGAAAAAATTAATTTTAGGAATTATCTTAATCATGGTCTTAGCGGGGTGTCAGGAAAAGAAAAAAGATGGTGTTACAGAAAAAATAAATATCGGTATCACTCAAATTGTAGAACATCCATCACTGGATTTAATCAGGAAGGGGGTAGAGGATGCTCTTAAAGACAGTGAGTATAAAGACAAGATCATATTCAGCTATCAAAATGCCCAGGGAGATTTTATCACAGCCCAGACTATCGCAGCTCAATTTAATGAAAATTCCGATATTATAGTAGCTATCACTACTCCCAGTGCCCAGGCTGCTTTAAATAAAATACCGGAAAAACCCCTCTTCTTTACAGCTGTAACCAATCCTGTAATAGCAGGATTAGAAGGTAAAAACATCACAGGAGTAAGTGACATGTCACCGGTAAAAGACCAGGTAAAGCTGATCCAGGAGTTTCTACCAAAGACAAAAACAATAGGCACTATCTATACTACCAGCGAAGCTAATTCCACATATCTTGTAGAAGAATTTACTAAAGCT
This portion of the Psychrilyobacter piezotolerans genome encodes:
- a CDS encoding ABC transporter substrate-binding protein produces the protein MKKLILGIILIMVLAGCQEKKKDGVTEKINIGITQIVEHPSLDLIRKGVEDALKDSEYKDKIIFSYQNAQGDFITAQTIAAQFNENSDIIVAITTPSAQAALNKIPEKPLFFTAVTNPVIAGLEGKNITGVSDMSPVKDQVKLIQEFLPKTKTIGTIYTTSEANSTYLVEEFTKAAEKAGYKVIARGVTNVIEIASAMDSLMGAVDVIYTAKDNNIASAYSLIIDRANKADIPVIGATKDFTEAGALASSGISEYQVGYQTGEMILRHLSGEKIKDLPIEYLKKSELTINEKQMKKYGISLDSDQLKNIEIIKE
- a CDS encoding outer membrane lipoprotein-sorting protein encodes the protein MKKLFIFFLLSNLIFSMSSEEILTRLDYNMTPESVSYEGEMIIHREDKKYIKKFVMDAVGNEKSFIVFKYPARDRGTKYLRNGKNLWIYMPSTSRTVKISKHMLKESMMGSDISYDDQTDRNKYSTLYNSEITQETPTQYVLNLIRKEGEEAKYYRQILWINKNTLTIDKGEMYANSGKLLKEFIVDEIKKIGDRYYITIFRIDDKLKKNSYTELILTEIKLNPDLSESIFTLKNLERK
- a CDS encoding patatin-like phospholipase family protein encodes the protein MKIKFLYILVIYNIFVITLKSEPASPKEHPMEISAIDSKIELKRSQIIKLEKLKESILRKKKSGERIKVGVALSGGGSKGFAHIGVLRVLQENNIPIDYISGTSMGGIVASLYAVGYNPDEIEVVVKTMDWRYRLSNDPMRSDIPLEEKFKSEKYFASVTYDEKLNFSLPKGVLTGEKSYLKLKELFWNVKEVKSFDEFNPVLRIVATDFNTGKAKSFDSGDLALIVSASMAIPTIYDPVKIGDKVYIDGMVSRNLPVEDLFLAGADIVIASDVGAPQIDTLTYNLLTVVGKISTYRGAESTEKQRALATVIIDPDVKLDDAINFDNFDDLISKGESAAKEKLQQLEKYKDSEKEKERHRQLVLDDVYIDNIQIADSKFLVEEVKEDIVKDHLNKKIPGMVSYQDLESLMMKLYAMPYIEKSYYTIDGSTLKIGVDENELNFIRVGANYNSDTGGKLAVGTDLAKIGKIGRMTSLEFELGEYKSAEFNNFWYYGKKNKIGINLSLGYEETPLYIYDERSLKAESKDESKFIDLSFTTKLFRQFDFSAGLKYIDTENEFDVGSDEYKDILNKKYEYQEVYLKLVLDRKNNSIYPTKGNYLEARHEVGGVGSDEVEYYSELGVIQGYMPVTPKLSFNASLSGGVVSGENIPLGNHFKIGGINSDLDNNYISFYGYNMMRKLVSEFMIGQIGAQYMIYPNVYILAKANVLTYTGAEYNDSIEGAGNLMFEDFKQGYGVTLGYKSIFGPLELSLTNDADSYKSAIISVNMGYVF
- a CDS encoding CBS domain-containing protein gives rise to the protein MEIITCHIFADLDALSSMVLIKKLYPNGILVFPGHIGKSVKAFINLYQNFLQIKRIKDIQMDKVNKLIVVDTSKKNRIGLFGQLLDRDDVEVIIYDHHKISENDIKGRKIIRKNYGSNTTNILEVLLDADPNIKFDEIEATLGLMGIYEDTGNFSFSSTTPKDLEMASYLLKNNGDLSKVNEYVQKGLEKEQLELFIELIENSEFIDIDGEIAQLTYYRTDDFIFGLDELINKIQYLEKSSLCIILCGNDERINVVGRSSNKINVAEILRDYKVGGHEYAVSGIVRGQNIEKLYGDIKKNIEMAVKPSKKAIDIMNSPVKTILKDTKIKLAYKIMYRMGYGGLPIVEEGKVAGIITRNSVDKALNHGFSNAPVRAYMTSEVITADKNQSIEELKALIVEKGIGRVPIVDGEGKILGIVTRTDILKSIYSKNPIRKAEKLKFESEIKNNIEGVVPSELLNLLKIVEAVSKKRGERVFLVGGIVRDLILGINNKDIDIVVEGDGIKFALELKDMLGAKKVKTHEKFKTAVVVVQDDLKLDIASSRLEYYEYPTSLPVVEYGNIRDDMYRRDFSINAMALEIDSYNFGKLIDFYGGYEDLAAKKIRVLHNLSFVEDPTRIIRAFRFAARYGFELEKDTEIFLKNAITDGFLKKISWPRVKQELEILFSDKNLTRGMEYLNEYKVFVEINPNIKYDLEMKKNIERLETLEDLLSFVKIKKWLLVFLIILENLKKKELDLVFNKFNFSNKFIEKYDYGILMREKILDQLESADKNSDIYKALNNISMEIIILIHIQNRKKEIKLKIENYIYNLSKIKPLIRGEDLLKNGELPGIEFKEKLRVYFMKQLDIENPTKEKILKM